One region of Salinibacter grassmerensis genomic DNA includes:
- a CDS encoding zinc-dependent metalloprotease, translated as MPSMSSTRGPLLIAALLLAGLFVGCASSQSTTAPTPDSAEQAQSSAQNKTGGDGLKPFGDVIPDTARTDSGLLTTHRFDGKLYVELPDSLIGQELLMVSRAARTPDGFGYGGEKTGTRVLRWQRRGDQLYLRVVSHEETAEEDDPVYRAVQNSNLEPIIQSFSIEAHNEDSTGVVAEVTDLFTSDVPSIGIPSAAREEYRVRRLDGDRTYIKDVESFPQNTDIETVLTYQAENPPSNASTKTLTVEMNHSMVLLPEEPMQPRLCDDRVGYFSVEQVNYSSDEQRATEECFITRWRLEPEDPEAYARGELVEPKDPIVYYIDPATPEKWRPYLKQGVEDWRSTFREAGFKNAIIAKDPPSPGEDSTFDADDIRYSTIRYFASETQNAYGPHVHDPRSGEILESDIGWYHNVMNLLRNWYFVQTAAVNPEARKPVFSTEVMGELIRFVAAHEVGHTLGLPHNMGSSNAVPVDSLRSPSYTEDHGTAPSIMDYARFNYVAQPGDGVDNFMPQIGPYDEWSVQWGYTRRPSGSPEQQAQTLDEMIVERADDPRYFFGASGSIDPRSQSEDLGRNAMEASRLGIANLKRILPNLVTWTSEDGEGYGTLEELYGAVVNQWQRYMGHVSQHLGGVHETPKTYDQEGPVYEPVPASDQEQAVDFLLDHAFETPTWMVEADVLRRIEHAGALERVRGAQVSVLEGVLDPERMARMLEAEAMSEDDVYSVGDLFGDLRGGVWAELESGTAIDPYRRNLQRGYLERLDYLMTAEVDAPPPEYRQYIDYTPVNVSQSDIRPYVRAELKTLREDVQQGLRRTTDETTEMHLQDVLARIDQTLNGNESADA; from the coding sequence ATGCCCTCAATGTCCTCCACCCGCGGCCCGCTGCTCATCGCCGCGCTCCTGCTGGCCGGCCTCTTCGTAGGCTGCGCGAGCTCTCAGTCCACGACGGCGCCCACCCCGGATAGCGCTGAGCAGGCCCAGTCGTCCGCCCAAAACAAGACGGGCGGGGACGGCCTCAAGCCCTTCGGCGACGTCATCCCCGACACGGCCCGGACCGACTCCGGCCTGCTTACGACGCACCGCTTCGACGGCAAGCTGTACGTCGAGCTCCCCGACTCGCTCATCGGGCAGGAATTGCTGATGGTCTCCCGCGCCGCCCGGACGCCCGACGGCTTCGGGTATGGCGGCGAGAAAACCGGCACACGGGTGCTTCGCTGGCAGCGGCGCGGCGACCAGTTGTACCTCCGCGTGGTCAGCCACGAAGAGACGGCCGAGGAGGACGACCCCGTCTACCGGGCCGTGCAGAACTCCAACCTGGAGCCCATCATCCAGTCCTTCTCCATCGAGGCCCACAACGAGGACTCGACCGGCGTCGTCGCGGAGGTGACGGACCTCTTCACCTCCGACGTGCCCTCCATAGGGATTCCGAGCGCGGCGCGGGAGGAATACCGGGTCCGCCGGCTCGACGGGGACCGGACCTACATCAAGGACGTCGAGAGCTTTCCGCAGAACACGGACATCGAGACCGTCCTGACGTACCAGGCCGAAAATCCCCCGTCCAACGCCTCGACGAAAACCTTGACGGTGGAGATGAACCACTCGATGGTGCTGCTGCCGGAGGAGCCGATGCAACCCCGTCTCTGTGACGACCGGGTGGGATACTTCAGCGTCGAACAGGTCAACTACAGCTCCGACGAGCAGCGGGCGACCGAGGAGTGCTTCATCACGCGCTGGCGACTGGAACCGGAAGACCCGGAGGCGTACGCCCGGGGCGAGCTCGTCGAGCCGAAGGACCCGATCGTGTACTACATCGATCCGGCCACCCCCGAGAAGTGGCGCCCCTACCTCAAGCAGGGCGTCGAAGATTGGCGGTCTACCTTCCGCGAGGCCGGCTTCAAGAACGCGATTATTGCCAAAGACCCGCCGAGCCCAGGGGAGGACTCCACCTTCGACGCGGACGACATTCGCTACTCGACGATCCGCTATTTCGCCTCGGAGACCCAGAACGCCTACGGCCCGCATGTCCACGACCCTCGCTCCGGCGAGATCCTAGAGAGCGACATCGGCTGGTACCACAACGTGATGAACCTGCTGCGCAACTGGTACTTCGTCCAGACCGCGGCGGTCAATCCGGAGGCCCGAAAGCCGGTCTTCTCGACGGAGGTGATGGGGGAGCTCATTCGCTTCGTCGCCGCCCACGAGGTGGGGCACACGCTGGGGCTGCCCCACAACATGGGCTCCAGCAACGCCGTCCCAGTCGACTCTCTTCGCTCGCCCTCCTACACGGAAGACCACGGCACCGCCCCCTCCATCATGGACTACGCCCGGTTCAACTATGTGGCCCAGCCGGGCGACGGCGTCGACAACTTCATGCCCCAGATTGGCCCCTACGACGAGTGGTCCGTGCAGTGGGGATACACGCGCCGCCCCAGCGGCTCGCCGGAGCAGCAGGCCCAGACGCTCGACGAGATGATCGTGGAGCGGGCCGACGACCCGCGCTACTTCTTCGGGGCGTCCGGCTCAATCGACCCGCGCTCGCAGTCCGAGGACCTGGGACGCAACGCGATGGAGGCCAGTCGGCTCGGCATCGCGAACCTGAAGCGCATCCTCCCCAACCTCGTCACCTGGACCAGTGAAGACGGAGAGGGCTACGGGACCCTTGAGGAGCTATACGGCGCGGTGGTAAACCAGTGGCAGCGCTACATGGGCCACGTCAGTCAGCACCTCGGCGGCGTGCACGAGACGCCAAAGACCTACGACCAGGAGGGCCCGGTATACGAGCCGGTTCCGGCCTCAGATCAGGAGCAGGCGGTGGACTTCCTCCTCGACCACGCGTTCGAGACGCCGACCTGGATGGTCGAGGCCGACGTGCTGCGCCGCATCGAGCACGCCGGGGCGCTGGAGCGCGTGCGTGGGGCGCAGGTGAGCGTCCTCGAGGGCGTGCTCGACCCGGAGCGCATGGCCCGCATGCTGGAAGCGGAGGCGATGAGCGAAGACGACGTGTACAGCGTGGGCGACCTGTTTGGGGACCTGCGGGGCGGCGTCTGGGCCGAGCTGGAGTCCGGCACGGCCATCGACCCGTATCGGCGCAACCTGCAGCGGGGCTACCTGGAGCGGCTGGACTACCTGATGACGGCGGAGGTGGACGCCCCGCCGCCGGAGTACCGGCAGTACATCGACTATACGCCGGTCAACGTAAGCCAGTCGGACATCCGGCCGTACGTCCGGGCTGAGCTCAAGACGCTGCGGGAAGACGTCCAGCAGGGCCTCCGCCGCACGACCGACGAAACGACCGAGATGCACCTGCAGGACGTGCTCGCCCGGATTGACCAGACCCTCAACGGAAACGAGAGTGCCGACGCGTAG